Proteins from one Acropora muricata isolate sample 2 chromosome 9, ASM3666990v1, whole genome shotgun sequence genomic window:
- the LOC136927741 gene encoding CWF19-like protein 1 isoform X2, translated as MAEPLKILVCGDVCGKLKTLFGRVANILKKNKGFEMLLCVGSFFGTSQESEEEWRAYKSGTNTVPIPTYILGPTEKLESSYYSEVALENGGELCENVTYLGRKGILKTQSGVQIAYLSGVEKSEAPEDGCHFSQDDILALESQCQDESFKGLDILITSCWPRSVSQFANRPDGIDPDRCGSSQISRLAEQLKPRYHFTGHEGVHYERAPYRNHQVLREAAQHVTRFISLAQVGNPDKKKYMYAFSIVPMASMDKSELVKQPPDVTEFPYKKILGNSDLSAAEKGPEIQQKDTTLSENYFFDMSNTGNRQGGGNKRYGSHGTDSNNPKRPRKGPPPLKGSCWFCLGSPQVEKHLVVSVGDDSYVALAKGGLVPDHVLICPIGHFESSVKLSEVWFDRYKSALRKCFHKEGKSCIIFERNFYTQHLQLQAVPVPHTDVEELKDIFREHGDSSCLALKEVAVNTELKQAVPIGAPYFVVEFDNGERLLHRVLHKMPLQFGREVLASPSLLNMVDRVDWKACKVSVDDEKKIVAAFRKKFQPFDFNAM; from the exons ATGCTTCTATGTGTTGGGAGTTTTTTTGGAACAAGTCAGGAATCTGAAGAGGAATGGCGAGCATATAAAAGCGGAACCAATACAG TTCCCATTCCCACCTATATCCTTGGGCCAACGGAAAAACTGGAAAGCAGCTACTATTCTGAAGTTGCTTTGGAAAATGGAGGAGAATTGTGTGAAAATGTAACATACTTAG GTAGAAAAGGAATCCTTAAAACACAATCAGGAGTACAGATTGCGTATTTAAGTGGAGTAGAGAAATCTGAGGCCCCAGAG GATGGGTGCCATTTCTCTCAAGATGATATTTTAGCTTTGGAGTCCCAATGTCAAGATGAAAGCTTCAAAGGACTGGACATTCTTATAACCTCCTGTTGGCCAAGAAGCGTGTCACAGTTTGCCAATAGGCCG GATGGTATTGACCCTGACAGGTGTGGCTCCAGTCAAATTTCTAGACTTGCAGAGCAGCTAAAACCAAGATACCATTTTACTGGTCATGAAGGGGTCCATTATGAAAGAGCTCCTTATAG GAACCATCAAGTTCTTAGAGAAGCTGCCCAACATGTGACAAGATTTATATCCCTTGCTCAAGTTGGAAATCCAGACAAGAAAAAG TACATGTATGCATTCAGCATTGTACCCATGGCATCCATGGACAAGAGCGAACTTGTCAAACAACCTCCAGATGTGACAGAATTTCCATACAAGAAGATCTTGGGAAACAGCGATCTTAGTGCAGCAGAAAAAGGACCAGAAATTCAACAGAAG GACACAACGTTGAGTGAGAACTACTTCTTTGATATGAGCAACACTGGAAACAGACAAGGAGGTGGAAACAAACGATACGGAAGCCATG GCACTGACAGCAATAACCCAAAAAGGCCACGAAAAGGACCAC CACCGTTGAAAGGTTCATGTTGGTTCTGTTTGGGAAGCCCTCAGGTTGAGAAGCATTTGGTGGTCAGTGTTGGGGATGAT TCTTATGTGGCTTTGGCTAAAGGAGGCCTGGTGCCTGATCACGTGTTAATTTGTCCCATTGGCCATTTCGAGTCCTCAGTCAAATTGTCAGaggtttggtttg ATAGATACAAAAGCGCTCTTCGCAAGTGCTTCCACAAAGAAGGGAAATCTTGCATAATCTTTGAGAGAAATTTTTACACACAGCATCTTCAGTTGCAG GCAGTACCCGTACCGCACACAGATGTAGAGGAGCTGAAAGATATTTTTAGAGAACACGGAGATAGCAGTTGTTTGGCGCTGAAAGAAGTCGCTGTCAACACAGAACTAAAACAG GCTGTACCAATAGGCGCACCTTACTTTGTTGTGGAGTTTGATAACGGGGAACGTTTGTTGCATCGTGTTTTACACAAGATGCCTCTTCAGTTTGGCAG AGAAGTACTGGCCAGTCCTTCGCTTTTAAACATGGTTGACCGGGTGGACTGGAAAGCGTGTAAAGTATCCGTGGACGACGAAAAGAAAATAGTCGCTGCTTTTAGAAAAAAATTCCAACCATTTGATTTTAACGCGATGTAA
- the LOC136927741 gene encoding CWF19-like protein 1 isoform X1, which produces MAEPLKILVCGDVCGKLKTLFGRVANILKKNKGFEMLLCVGSFFGTSQESEEEWRAYKSGTNTVPIPTYILGPTEKLESSYYSEVALENGGELCENVTYLGRKGILKTQSGVQIAYLSGVEKSEAPEDGCHFSQDDILALESQCQDESFKGLDILITSCWPRSVSQFANRPDGIDPDRCGSSQISRLAEQLKPRYHFTGHEGVHYERAPYRNHQVLREAAQHVTRFISLAQVGNPDKKKYMYAFSIVPMASMDKSELVKQPPDVTEFPYKKILGNSDLSAAEKGPEIQQKDTTLSENYFFDMSNTGNRQGGGNKRYGSHGTDSNNPKRPRKGPPPLKGSCWFCLGSPQVEKHLVVSVGDDSYVALAKGGLVPDHVLICPIGHFESSVKLSEDVLMEIEKYKSALRKCFHKEGKSCIIFERNFYTQHLQLQAVPVPHTDVEELKDIFREHGDSSCLALKEVAVNTELKQAVPIGAPYFVVEFDNGERLLHRVLHKMPLQFGREVLASPSLLNMVDRVDWKACKVSVDDEKKIVAAFRKKFQPFDFNAM; this is translated from the exons ATGCTTCTATGTGTTGGGAGTTTTTTTGGAACAAGTCAGGAATCTGAAGAGGAATGGCGAGCATATAAAAGCGGAACCAATACAG TTCCCATTCCCACCTATATCCTTGGGCCAACGGAAAAACTGGAAAGCAGCTACTATTCTGAAGTTGCTTTGGAAAATGGAGGAGAATTGTGTGAAAATGTAACATACTTAG GTAGAAAAGGAATCCTTAAAACACAATCAGGAGTACAGATTGCGTATTTAAGTGGAGTAGAGAAATCTGAGGCCCCAGAG GATGGGTGCCATTTCTCTCAAGATGATATTTTAGCTTTGGAGTCCCAATGTCAAGATGAAAGCTTCAAAGGACTGGACATTCTTATAACCTCCTGTTGGCCAAGAAGCGTGTCACAGTTTGCCAATAGGCCG GATGGTATTGACCCTGACAGGTGTGGCTCCAGTCAAATTTCTAGACTTGCAGAGCAGCTAAAACCAAGATACCATTTTACTGGTCATGAAGGGGTCCATTATGAAAGAGCTCCTTATAG GAACCATCAAGTTCTTAGAGAAGCTGCCCAACATGTGACAAGATTTATATCCCTTGCTCAAGTTGGAAATCCAGACAAGAAAAAG TACATGTATGCATTCAGCATTGTACCCATGGCATCCATGGACAAGAGCGAACTTGTCAAACAACCTCCAGATGTGACAGAATTTCCATACAAGAAGATCTTGGGAAACAGCGATCTTAGTGCAGCAGAAAAAGGACCAGAAATTCAACAGAAG GACACAACGTTGAGTGAGAACTACTTCTTTGATATGAGCAACACTGGAAACAGACAAGGAGGTGGAAACAAACGATACGGAAGCCATG GCACTGACAGCAATAACCCAAAAAGGCCACGAAAAGGACCAC CACCGTTGAAAGGTTCATGTTGGTTCTGTTTGGGAAGCCCTCAGGTTGAGAAGCATTTGGTGGTCAGTGTTGGGGATGAT TCTTATGTGGCTTTGGCTAAAGGAGGCCTGGTGCCTGATCACGTGTTAATTTGTCCCATTGGCCATTTCGAGTCCTCAGTCAAATTGTCAGag GATGTCCTCATGGAAATTGAAAA ATACAAAAGCGCTCTTCGCAAGTGCTTCCACAAAGAAGGGAAATCTTGCATAATCTTTGAGAGAAATTTTTACACACAGCATCTTCAGTTGCAG GCAGTACCCGTACCGCACACAGATGTAGAGGAGCTGAAAGATATTTTTAGAGAACACGGAGATAGCAGTTGTTTGGCGCTGAAAGAAGTCGCTGTCAACACAGAACTAAAACAG GCTGTACCAATAGGCGCACCTTACTTTGTTGTGGAGTTTGATAACGGGGAACGTTTGTTGCATCGTGTTTTACACAAGATGCCTCTTCAGTTTGGCAG AGAAGTACTGGCCAGTCCTTCGCTTTTAAACATGGTTGACCGGGTGGACTGGAAAGCGTGTAAAGTATCCGTGGACGACGAAAAGAAAATAGTCGCTGCTTTTAGAAAAAAATTCCAACCATTTGATTTTAACGCGATGTAA